The Xenopus tropicalis strain Nigerian chromosome 2, UCB_Xtro_10.0, whole genome shotgun sequence genome window below encodes:
- the ifnar2.2 gene encoding interferon alpha/beta receptor 2 yields MAGLCLLLLICHLSTSVLAALRSLENVQIHSDNFRHILTWEDNNNSSLVYYSVQYKDISSGWDSVSTCTNITEQRCDLTDYFKNPHGSYIVQVVSFTHKETSNATTSKKMFIPASHTDLGPPLVKLSAQGSNVTINIRPPISYFKGAPSMLHDDVYPILTYGIERWQGDQKLSDYDKMVFEDNYTFVEPFLPPKTNYCVSVKVTLAATNTKGKKFPSTRQCVITSSAQTADSLSPYVIAVVVAILILIGLVCVLFALDRAGYICMGWRFFPKVLKSFPASVSMDRNTEEYVCLAPIAPVEILSNTEQEERSASDTGMCMQGYAKRNTVLDSAQNDSSEGESSAVQFSIESSGQICSSAEKGIPKEPLLDLCESVASGSELPQAADTPSPSPMMSNTPKVLKISLNSVSVGNPEVLGTGCKNKMPLIEEQVDKAAGDAPNVPQGPHDLRLNTNILNLGACWVPVSGEGSSEEAGTSDESDADSGAEETERLFASDYMSR; encoded by the exons ATGGCAGGGCTGTGTCTTCTGCTGCTGATCTGCCATCTAAGCACTTCTG tTCTGGCTGCCCTGAGGAGTCTGGAGAATGTCCAGATCCATTCTGATAATTTCCGGCACATACTGACATGGGAGGACAACAACAATAGCTCTCTTGTCTACTACAGTGtacaatataaagatattag CTCCGGCTGGGACAGTGTCTCCACTTGCACCAATATCACTGAGCAGCGATGTGATCTGACGGATTATTTTAAAAACCCGCATGGATCTTACATAGTGCAAGTTGTCAGTTTTACGCATAAGGAGACTTCAAATGCAACGACCTCCAAAAAAATGTTCATTCCAGCTTCCCATA CCGACCTGGGTCCTCCGCTAGTTAAACTATCTGCCCAAGGCAGCAACGTGACCATTAATATTCGCCCACCAATATCCTACTTTAAGGGAGCCCCTTCCATGCTGCATGACGACGTCTACCCAATATTAACTTATGGCATTGAGCGTTGGCAAGGCGACCAG AAGCTTTCAGACTATGACAAAATGGTCTTTGAGGATAACTATACTTTTGTGGAACCCTTTTTGCCTCCAAAAACAAACTACTGTGTTTCTGTTAAAGTCACACTAGCGGCTACAAATACAAAAGGCAAGAAATTCCCATCCACTCGGCAATGTGTAATTACCTCATCCGCCCAAACTGCTG ATTCCCTGTCTCCATATGTTATTGCTGTTGTCGTTGCCATCCTAATACTGATTGGATTAGTGTGTGTACTGTTTGCACTCGACAGAGCCGGGTACATTTGCATGGGATGGAGGTTTTTCCCCAAAGTTTTG AAATCCTTTCCAGCATCAGTGAGCATGGATAGAAATACGGAGGAATATGTCTGCCTTGCACCGATTGCGCCCGTAGAGATACTCAGTAATACTGAGCAGGAGGAGCGCAGCGCTAGTGATACGGGAATGTGCATGCAAGGTTACGCCAAAAGGAATACGGTTCTGGACAGTGCTCAGAATGACTCCAGCGAAGGGGAGAGCTCAGCTGTTCAGTTTTCCATTGAATCCAGCGGGCAAATCTGTAGTTCTGCTGAGAAGGGAATTCCAAAGGAACCGCTGTTGGATCTCTGTGAGAGCGTTGCCTCTGGTTCAGAACTGCCCCAGGCGGCTGATACCCCCTCCCCAAGCCCCATGATGTCTAACACCCCCAAGGTCTTGAAAATCAGCTTGAACTCTGTGTCTGTGGGAAATCCAGAAGTTCTGGGGACAGGCTGCAAAAACAAGatgcccctcatagaggaacaagtAGATAAAGCGGCCGGGGATGCGCCCAATGTCCCTCAGGGTCCCCATGATCTCAGGCTCAATACTAATATACTAAACCTGGGTGCTTGCTGGGTGCCAGTTTCGGGGGAGGGCAGTTCAGAGGAAGCGGGTACCTCAGATGAGAGTGATGCAGATTCTGGGGCAGAGGAGACAGAGAGACTCTTTGCTTCAGATTATATGAGTCGATGA